A window of the Saccharomyces eubayanus strain FM1318 chromosome II, whole genome shotgun sequence genome harbors these coding sequences:
- the UBA2 gene encoding E1 ubiquitin-activating protein UBA2 has translation MLKSKNYVYVKLTCSDSSNTPSQLYGIPRTLSRKEKMARETNLIKIIGEDNFQKLRSSKCLLVGAGGIGSELLKDLILMEFGEIHIVDLDTIDLSNLNRQFLFRQKDIKQPKSTTAVKAVQHFNNSKLVPYQGNVMDTSTFPLHWFEQFDIIFNALDNLAARRYVNKMSQFLSLPLLESGTAGFDGYMQPIIPGQTECFECTKKETPKTFPVCTIRSTPSQPIHCIVWAKNFLFNQLFASDASENEEGNKDWGTDDAEEIKRIKQETNELHELQKIIISKDESRVPEILHKLFIQDINKLLAIENLWKTRTKPTPLSDSQIRGSSKINKFDSNSVGTIHEQINHFIKITQKLMNRYATEQSHIDFDKDDADTLEFVVTAANIRSHIFNIPMKSVFDIKQIAGNIIPAIATTNAIIAGLSSLISLRVLNLLKYAPVSKFTDLNMTFTAKASNLSQNRYLSNPKLAPPNCNCPVCSRVSRGVIKLSPDQLKKIKLSDLISLIRDKYDYPEDISLLDASDQRLLADYDFEDLNGRTLSEVNLGNGSIILFSDEEGDTMVRKSIELYFDVNDAFPHDTCKLPDIRIPLVKSSETSSNGDEDEDNDVATTTDKQEDGGIVILDEDEGEIELATDPLDDSKKRSANLEGFGEPSSKRKKLTNESADSDIIELD, from the coding sequence atgttaaaaagcaaaaactATGTTTACGTTAAATTAACCTGTTCGGATTCCAGTAATACGCCATCTCAACTATACGGAATTCCTCGTACGTTAAgcagaaaggaaaaaatggCAAGAGAAACGAATTTAATAAAGATCATTGGTGAAGAtaactttcaaaaattgcGGTCTTCCAAATGTCTCTTGGTTGGTGCTGGAGGCATAGGGTCCGAACTATTGAAAGACTTGATCCTGATGGAATTCGGTGAGATACATATTGTGGATCTGGACACTATTGACTTGTCTAACTTGAATAGGCAGTTTCTCTTCAGACAAAAAGATATCAAGCAGCCCAAATCCACCACGGCTGTGAAGGCGGTCCAACATTTCAACAACTCTAAACTGGTGCCTTATCAAGGAAACGTTATGGACACTTCCACTTTTCCCCTACACTGGTTTGAGCAATTCGACATTATCTTCAATGCCCTTGATAACCTGGCTGCAAGGCGTTACGTTAATAAAATGTCCCAATTTTTGTCGCTCCCTTTACTAGAGTCTGGGACGGCTGGGTTTGATGGCTATATGCAGCCAATTATTCCTGGGCAGACAGAATGTTTTGAATGTaccaagaaagaaactcCAAAGACTTTCCCCGTGTGTACCATCAGATCGACACCATCCCAACCAATCCATTGTATTGTTTGGGCAAAAAACTTTCTATTTAACCAGCTGTTTGCCTCAGATGCTTctgaaaacgaagaaggCAATAAGGATTGGGGTACGGACGACGCTGAGGAAATCAAACGTatcaaacaagaaactaaTGAACTACATGAGCTACAGAAAATTATCATCTCCAAAGATGAATCCCGTGTCCCTGAGATCCTTCACAAATTGTTTATTCAAGacataaacaaattatTAGCTATTGAAAATCTATGGAAAACAAGAACTAAACCAACGCCGTTGTCCGATTCTCAGATAAGGGGGTCTTCCAAGATAAATAAATTTGATTCGAACTCTGTTGGAACAATACACGAACAGATCAACCACTTCATTAAAATCACTCAAAAGCTAATGAATCGTTATGCTACGGAGCAGAGCCATATTGATTTTGACAAAGACGATGCTGATACATTGGAATTCGTTGTAACAGCAGCAAATATAAGATCTCACATTTTCAACATACCAATGAAGTCTGTATTTGACATTAAGCAAATTGCAGGTAACATCATCCCGGCCATAGCAACGACAAATGCTATCATTGCCGGtttatcatcattaatTTCATTGCGTGTTCTAAACCTTCTGAAATATGCACCAGTTAGCAAATTCACTGACTTGAATATGACTTTTACCGCCAAGGCAAGCAATTTGTCTCAAAATCGGTATTTGTCAAATCCTAAATTAGCACCACCAAACTGTAATTGTCCTGTGTGTTCCAGAGTAAGTAGAGGGGTTATTAAATTGTCACCTGATCagctgaagaaaataaaattgtCTGATCTGATCAGCTTAATACGTGACAAATACGATTATCCGGAGGATATCTCACTACTGGATGCAAGTGATCAAAGACTATTGGCCGATTATgactttgaagatttgaatgGTCGCACTTTGTCTGAAGTTAATCTAGGCAACGGAtctataatattattttccGACGAAGAAGGTGACACAATGGTTCGTAAATCCATTGAGCTATACTTCGATGTAAATGATGCATTTCCTCATGATACGTGTAAGTTACCAGATATACGGATCCCACTAGTCAAATCAAGCGAAACTTCGTCAAATGGTGACGAGGACGAAGATAATGACGTAGCTACCACTACGGATAAACAGGAAGATGGTGGTATCGTAATActagatgaagatgaaggtGAAATTGAATTGGCGACCGACCCGTTAGATGACTCGAAGAAAAGGTCGGCTAATCTTGAAGGTTTTGGTGAACCCAGCagcaaaaggaaaaagttGACAAATGAATCTGCTGATTCTGATATTATTGAACTAGACTAA
- the IAT4 gene encoding Iat4p — protein sequence MQILSRGKAKAQDKKVNTMTSKNRLPTPSEKADGKDHDKVCVLNKATDIRRAAETLAVAFHDSKAFDYISKKFFNIPITEHVSKDRINATIAYYASCYLDSPHGEISEVNDFDAVALWSLPPHVPKVLSNDPKFNKDFIEDLSERRKQVIPEGINYYYLFCIGKNLNEKSIKGSVRTIFEEYKKRADEDNCAIVLEAIAEHARSVYEYFGFKNYKTFKYGEGEVDSNGNYDPNGEGFTSYLMIYHKDGDKVLRG from the coding sequence ATGCAGATTCTGTCTCgaggaaaagcaaaagcTCAAGATAAGAAAGTAAACACCATGACTAGCAAGAACAGACTGCCCACCCCATCGGAAAAAGCTGACGGTAAGGACCACGACAAGGTTTGCGTCCTGAACAAGGCCACAGATATCAGAAGAGCGGCAGAGACTTTGGCCGTAGCCTTTCATGACTCAAAGGCGTTCGATTATATTTCgaagaaattcttcaatatcCCCATCACGGAACACGTGTCCAAGGATAGAATCAATGCCACCATTGCGTACTACGCGTCGTGCTATTTGGACTCACCCCATGGTGAGATCTCCGAAGTCAACGATTTCGACGCCGTTGCATTGTGGAGTCTGCCACCTCACGTCCCCAAGGTACTGAGCAATGATCCTAAGTTCAATAAGGACTTCATTGAAGACTTGAGTGAACGCAGAAAGCAAGTCATTCCGGAAGGTATCAACTATTATTACCTCTTCTGTATCGGTAAGAATCTGAACGAGAAGAGCATCAAAGGCTCGGTAAGAACGATTTTCGAAGAATACAAGAAAAGGGCTGACGAGGATAACTGCGCTATTGTGCTTGAAGCCATTGCCGAACATGCTAGATCCGTCTATGAATACTTCGGGTTcaagaattacaagacTTTTAAATACGGCGAGGGTGAAGTCGATTCCAATGGAAATTACGACCCTAACGGTGAAGGGTTCACTAGCTACTTGATGATATACCACAAAGACGGTGATAAAGTCCTGAGAGGATAA
- the SPT3 gene encoding transcriptional regulator SPT3, translating to MMDKHKYRVEIQQMMFVSGEINDPPVETTSLIEDIVRGQVIEILLQSNKTAHLRGSRSILPEDVIFLIRHDKAKVNRLRTYLSWKDLRKNAKDQDASASVAAGSGNPGAGGEDDLKKAGGVEKEDKDGGNMMKVKKSQIKLPWELQFMFNEHPLENNDDNDDMDEDEREANIITLKRLKMADDRTRNMTKEEYVHWSDCRQASFTFRKNKRFKDWSGISQLTEGKPHDDVIDILGFLTFEIVCALTETALKIKLREQVLQTQKDKSQQSNQENSNFEFTSSTVHRKKRLFDGPENVVNPLKPKHIEEAWRVLQTIDMRHRALTNFKGGRLSSKPIIM from the coding sequence ATGATGGACAAGCACAAGTATCGCGTGGAGATCCAGCAGATGATGTTTGTCTCCGGAGAAATCAACGATCCGCCTGTGGAGACCACTTCCCTGATAGAAGATATAGTAAGAGGCCAGGTGATAGAAATTCTCCTGCAGTCAAACAAAACAGCACATCTCAGGGGTAGCAGGAGCATTCTGCCCGAAGacgtcatttttttgattagaCACGACAAGGCAAAGGTTAACCGTTTGAGGACGTATTTGTCGTGGAAGGATCTACGTAAGAATGCCAAAGACCAAGACGCCAGTGCCAGCGTAGCAGCTGGGTCTGGGAATCCTGGAGCCGGGGGTGAAGACGACTTGAAAAAGGCAGGTGGTgtggaaaaggaagacaAGGATGGCGGGAATATGATGAAAGTCAAGAAATCTCAGATCAAGCTACCATGGGAATTGCAGTTCATGTTCAACGAGCATCCCTTGGAGAACAACGACGACAACGACGACATGGATGAAGACGAACGAGAGGCCAATATAATTACTTTGAAAAGGCTGAAAATGGCTGATGACAGAACTCGGAACATGACCAAAGAAGAGTATGTGCACTGGTCTGATTGTCGGCAGGCAAGTTTTACATTtagaaagaacaaaagattCAAGGACTGGTCCGGAATATCTCAACTTACTGAGGGGAAACCTCATGACGATGTTATTGATATCTTGGGGTTCTTGACTTTTGAGATTGTTTGCGCTCTGACGGAAACGGCACTAAAGATCAAGCTAAGAGAACAGGTCTTGCAAACACAAAAGGACAAGTCCCAACAGTCTAACCAGGAAAACTCCAATTTTGAATTCACCTCGTCCACAGTTcataggaaaaaaagattattCGATGGGCCTGAAAATGTTGTCAACCCGCTCAAACCAAAACACATTGAAGAGGCCTGGAGAGTACTGCAGACGATTGATATGAGGCATAGAGCTTTGACGAATTTCAAAGGCGGGAGACTAAGTTCTAAACCAATTATCATGTAA
- the SHE9 gene encoding She9p translates to MLRCHGTTRSMPLVFSINRMVLRPPFVRPFHYSSHYLIQSGRNPDNDNTNNNEMRLNDNTVWKRNIEPQWQHLKTKLNELYSRFKFHRGQLSYQVNKAKKSIQEVNKKLSEQEDEINDSRLNYNKDELTSGKIEGLPSERELHRKKWSRKMGFYFDSLQETLFTATRALNDVTGYSSIQKLKSSISLMEKKLEATKKEHKLYKDKYADAIDERARSQREVNELLQRQSAWSSTDLERFTQLYKNDALNAKQEQELKNKVKEIESKEEQLNDDLYRAILTRYHEEQIWSDKIRRTSTWGTFILMGMNIFLFVVLQLLLEPWKRKRLVGSFEDKVKSALNDYSTEQNLKIDKLSSERTFQHTDQDEIENSIIEEPLEQVLVCKTDTPETKTRIKSFSDIWKQIKSFFSTLRNIEFKSLDAPLVVNTLEFYLYSISLVSMTILISGVI, encoded by the coding sequence ATGTTGAGATGCCATGGGACGACAAGAAGTATGCCCTTAGTGTTCAGCATCAACCGGATGGTGTTGAGGCCGCCGTTTGTTAGGCCCTTCCATTACAGTTCACATTACCTGATCCAGTCTGGCAGAAATCCTGATAATGacaacaccaacaacaatgaaATGCGGTTAAACGACAACACcgtttggaaaaggaatatAGAACCTCAGTGGCAGCActtgaaaacgaaattgAATGAATTGTACTCCAGGTTCAAATTTCATCGAGGCCAACTGTCCTATCAGGTCAATAAGGCCAAGAAATCTATACAAGAGGTAAATAAGAAACTATCTGAGCAAGAGGACGAAATCAACGATAGCCGTTTAAACTataataaagatgaatTGACTAGTGGGAAAATTGAGGGTCTACCCTCCGAAAGAGAACTGCACAGAAAGAAATGGTCGAGAAAAATGGGATTTTATTTCGACTCATTACAAGAGACTTTATTCACTGCGACGCGTGCTCTTAATGACGTGACCGGTTATTCTAGCATCCAAAAACTCAAATCCAGCATTAGTttgatggaaaagaaattggaggCCACGAAGAAAGAACATAAACTGTACAAGGATAAATATGCCGATGCGATTGATGAACGGGCCCGATCTCAAAGAGAAGTTAACGAACTATTGCAAAGGCAAAGTGCGTGGTCTTCGACTGATTTAGAAAGATTCACACAACTATACAAAAACGACGCGTTAAATGCTAaacaagagcaagagcTGAAGAATAAGGtgaaggaaattgaaagcAAGGAAGAACAACTAAACGACGACCTGTATAGAGCAATTTTGACAAGGTACCACGAGGAACAGATATGGTCGGATAAAATTAGAAGAACTTCCACCTGGGGTACCTTCATACTGATGGGtatgaatatattcttATTTGTTGTGTTGCAATTGCTACTAGAACCTTGGAAACGAAAAAGGTTAGTAGGTTCCTTTGAAGACAAAGTCAAAAGTGCTCTCAACGACTATTCTACAGAGCAGAACTTGAAAATAGATAAACTATCATCTGAAAGAACATTCCAACATACAGATCAAgacgaaattgaaaattctATCATTGAAGAGCCCCTCGAGCAAGTCTTGGTATGCAAGACTGACACACCCGAGACTAAAACGAGGATAAAATCTTTCAGCGATATCTGGAAACAAATAAAGTCATTCTTTAGCACACTAAGGAACATCGAATTTAAAAGTCTCGATGCTCCTCTTGTCGTCAACACATTAGAATTCTACCTATACTCGATTTCCTTAGTCAGTATGACGATATTAATATCCGGGGTAATATGA
- the RPT3 gene encoding proteasome regulatory particle base subunit RPT3, with protein sequence MEELGIVTSAEKTVEEKPTIKSYGSLLAQLNGTANNNSALSNVNSDIYFKLKKLEKEYELLTLQEDYIKDEQRHLKRELKRAQEEVKRIQSVPLVIGQFLEPIDQNTGIVSSTTGMSYVVRILSTLDRELLKPSMSVALHRHSNALVDILPPDSDSSISVMGESEKPDVSYADVGGLDMQKQEIREAVELPLVQADLYEQIGIDPPRGVLLYGPPGTGKTMLVKAVANSTKAAFIRVNGSEFVHKYLGEGPRMVRDVFRLARENAPSIIFIDEVDSIATKRFDAQTGSDREVQRILIELLTQMDGFDQSTNVKVIMATNRADTLDPALLRPGRLDRKIEFPSLRDRRERRLIFGTIASKMSLAPEADLDSLIIRNDSLSGAVIAAIMQEAGLRAVRKNRYVILQSDLEEAYATQVKTDNTVDKFDFYK encoded by the coding sequence ATGGAGGAACTAGGTATTGTGACATCCGCTGAAAAGACYGTGGAAGAGAAGCCAACCATCAAATCGTATGGATCGTTGTTGGCTCAACTTAATGGCACAGCCAATAATAACAGCGCCCTATCTAATGTGAATTCtgatatatattttaagTTGAAGAAACTAGAGAAGGAGTATGAATTGCTGACTTTGCAGGAAGACTATATTAAGGATGAACAGCGCCACTTGAAACgtgaattgaaaagagcCCAAGAAGAGGTAAAGAGAATTCAGTCCGTTCCTCTAGTTATTGGGCAATTTTTGGAACCTATTGATCAAAATACAGGTATCGTTTCCAGTACCACAGGAATGAGTTATGTCGTAAGAATACTGTCCACTTTAGACCGTGAACTATTAAAGCCTTCCATGTCTGTGGCATTACACCGTCATTCAAACGCGTTGGTCGACATTCTGCCTCCAGACTCAGATTCCAGTATATCTGTTATGGGTGAAAGTGAAAAACCAGATGTCAGTTATGCAGATGTTGGTGGGTTAGATAtgcaaaagcaagaaatcAGAGAAGCTGTAGAACTGCCATTAGTTCAAGCAGATTTATATGAACAAATCGGTATTGACCCTCCAAGAGGTGTTCTATTGTATGGTCCACCAGGTACCGGTAAGACGATGCTTGTTAAAGCCGTCGCCAATAGTACAAAAGCTGCATTCATTAGGGTTAATGGCTCCGAATTCGTTCATAAATATCTTGGTGAGGGTCCGAGAATGGTTCGTGATGTTTTTAGACTCGCCAGGGAGAATGCCCCATCCATTATATTCATAGATGAAGTGGATTCCATTGCCACAAAACGTTTTGATGCTCAAACCGGTTCTGATCGTGAAGTACAGCGTATTTTGATTGAACTATTGACACAAATGGATGGGTTCGACCAATCCACAAACGTTAAAGTTATCATGGCCACAAACAGAGCAGACACACTAGATCCAGCTTTGCTGAGACCAGGTAGATTAGATAGAAAGATTGAATTTCCCTCGCTTCGTGATAGACGTGAACGTCGTTTAATTTTCGGTACTATTGCCAGTAAGATGTCACTTGCCCCAGAAGCGGACCTAGACTCGCTAATTATTCGTAATGACTCTCTATCAGGTGCTGTCATTGCAGCCATCATGCAAGAAGCTGGTTTGAGAGCCGTCAGGAAAAATAGATACGTCATTCTACAAAGCGATTTGGAAGAAGCTTACGCCACCCAAGTCA